In Chanodichthys erythropterus isolate Z2021 chromosome 11, ASM2448905v1, whole genome shotgun sequence, a single window of DNA contains:
- the ppp2r5b gene encoding serine/threonine-protein phosphatase 2A 56 kDa regulatory subunit beta isoform gives METPTKLPPSSPSSPTTGFSVPSAEKVDGFPRRSMRRARQRRSHSSSQFRYQSSQVELTPLPLLKDAPVAELHDLFCKKLQQCCVLFDFLDCVADLKGKEIKRAALNELVESVATSRGVLIEPLYPEAIKMISVNIFRTLPPSENPEFDPEEDEPALEASWPHLQLVYEFFLRFLESPDFQPSLAKRYVDQKFVLQLLELFDSEDPREREYLKTILHRVYGKLLGLRAYIRKQINNIFLRFIYETERFNGVAELLEILGSIINGFALPLKSEHKQFLVRVLIPLHTAKSLSIFHAQLAYCVVQFMEKDATVTEHIIRGLLRYWPKTCTQKEVMFLGEIEEILDVIEPSQFIRVQEPLFKQIAACISSPHFQVAERALYFWNNEYILSLIEENCQVILPLVFGTLYRVSKEHWNQTIISLIYNVLKTFMEMNSKLFDDLTASYKVEKQKELKKERERAELWKNLQDLQERRLQSLTEASRNQKNLQERENTTKSQSETSAANTT, from the exons ATGGAGACCCCCACGAAGCTACCTCCGTCGAGCCCATCATCGCCGACTACGGGCTTCTCTGTACCGAGCGCGGAAAAGGTAGACGGCTTCCCCCGCCGCTCGATGCGCCGTGCCCGGCAGCGACGGTCCCACAGCTCCTCACAGTTCCGCTATCAGAGCTCCCAGGTGGAGCTCACGCCGCTGCCCTTACTTAAAG ATGCTCCAGTGGCAGAACTTCATGACTTGTTCTGTAAGAAGCTGCAACAGTGTTGCGTGCTTTTTGACTTTCTGGACTGTGTCGCCGACCTGAAGGGGAAAGagatcaaacgtgctgcgcTGAACGAGCTCGTGGAGAGCGTGGCCACCAGTCGCGGAGTCCTCATCGAACCCCTTTACCCAGAGGCTATTAAGATG ATCTCAGTGAACATTTTTAGAACTCTCCCACCCAGTGAGAACCCTGAGTTTGACCCAGAGGAGGATGAACCAGCCCTGGAAGCCTCCTGGCCACACTTACAG ttggTGTATGAGTTCTTTTTACGCTTTCTTGAGAGTCCGGATTTCCAGCCTTCTCTTGCCAAGCGCTACGTGGACCAGAAATTTGTTCTACAG CTGCTGGAGTTATTTGACAGTGAGGACCCCAGAGAGAGAGAATATCTGAAGACTATCCTGCACCGTGTCTATGGCAAACTCCTGGGCTTGAGGGCCTACATCCGCAAACAGATCAACAACATCTTCCTCAG GTTCATCTATGAAACTGAGCGTTTCAATGGAGTTGCTGAACTTCTGGAAATTTTGGGAAG TATCATAAATGGCTTTGCTCTGCCTCTCAAATCAGAGCACAAGCAGTTCCTGGTGAGGGTCCTGATCCCCCTGCACACTGCCAAGTCTCTCTCCATTTTTCATGCACAG CTGGCTTACTGTGTGGTGCAATTCATGGAGAAAGATGCCACAGTTACAGAACAC ATCATCAGGGGGCTGCTGAGATACTGGCCAAAAACATGCACTCAGAAAGAG GTGATGTTCCTGGGGGAGATCGAGGAGATTCTGGACGTGATTGAGCCATCTCAGTTTATCCGTGTGCAGGAGCCTCTATTCAAACAGATTGCTGCCTGCATCTCCAGCCCTCATTTCCAG GTTGCAGAGCGGGCTCTGTATTTCTGGAATAATGAGTACATTCTGAGTCTAATAGAGGAGAACTGCCAGGTCATCCTGCCTCTGGTCTTTGGCACACTGTACAGAGTTTCCAAAGAGCACTGGAACCA GACGATCATCTCTCTTATCTACAATGTGCTGAAGACATTCATGGAGATGAACAGCAAGCTCTTTGATGATCTCACTGCCTCCTACAAAGTGGAGAAACAGAA GGAGCTGAAAAAAGAGAGGGAGCGAGCCGAGCTGTGGAAGAATTTGCAGGATCTGCAGGAGAGGCGACTGCAGAGTCTGACCGAGGCCAGCAGAAACCAGAAGAACCTGCAGGAGAGAGAGAACACTACCAAGAGCCAGTCAGAGACCAGCGCTGCCAACACCACCTAG